One Colias croceus chromosome 28, ilColCroc2.1 DNA window includes the following coding sequences:
- the LOC123704161 gene encoding uncharacterized protein LOC123704161, whose product MLSLGWCVLVILIPKSLQQISDEGDQRSVIIDSNDNVDISSIDNIQPVTPYPIYLVNDGMLHEKALLRGNKYHRPAPGIRYIPDDDYSTIYEAIYYDDKQFPNRKLKKRRRKPPKPSGRPKPTTKRTKRTTRRPKTTTEEPRKTYVVNNSIGAEFNLKIEGENKDDVDNENSEDRELLMALLQQNGEFIF is encoded by the exons ATGCTTTCGTTGGGTTGGTGTGTTTTGG TGATTTTAATTCCGAAGTCGCTTCAACAAATAAGCGATGAAGGTGATCAGCGTTCAGTTATTATTGATTCCAATGATAATGTTGATATTTCGAGTATAGATAACATTCAACCCGTTACACCTTATCCCATTTATCTAGTAAATGATGGTATGCTACACGAAAAAGCGTTGCTTAGAGGTAATAAGTACCACAGACCCGCGCCGGGCATACGATACATACCAGACGATGACTATTCAACTATCTATGAGGCAATCTATTACGATGACAAGCAGTTCCCAAATCGTAAGCTTAAGAAAAGAAGGCGAAAACCACCGAAGCCCTCTGGAAGACCCAAGCCCACTACAAAACGAACCAAGCGTACTACAAGACGACCAAAAACCACAACAGAAGAACCTCGTAAAACTTATGTTGTAAATAATAGTATTGGTGctgaatttaatttgaaaattgaaGGTGAAAACAAGGATGATGTTGATAATGAAAATAGTGAAGATAGAGAATTATTGATGGCTTTGTTACAGCAAAACGGggagtttatattttaa